GGGGGCGCACCGTTTCTACCACATGCTGCGTACGACGTCGTACTTTGTGCcgctcgagagcgacgaTTGCTTTGCGCAGATGTGGGGCGAGCCGCTCACGGATTTGTCGGTCCTCgcgaagcgcaaggcggcgcccgtgccgtgcaagcggcggcggcggcgcaagacGAGCCGCGTCACTGAAACGCCGACAACCCCTGCATCGTCCCTCTACTTTCGCCGCGGACGCCTATTTTATACACGAGCCATCCAGCGCTACCGGTACGGCatcgtgctcggcctgccTCCCAGTCATGTGTTGTATACCCAGGGTagcttgcgcaggcgcaccgcgGCCCTCGCTCGCACAATGTACCCCCTGCAGTTCCAGCGAGTGCCGCTTTGGCACGCCAAGCCAAAGTCTACGCGGCTGGGACGCTGGCCGAAacggctcggcgcgctgcgccctgTGCTGCGCTCCCTGCTCCGCCGGCACGACCGCTTTCACTATGCGGCGGCCCTCGAGGCATGCTGTCCATCGATGCTTCCCCGCGGCGCAAAGGTCGCCGACATGGAAGATATCCccgagcctgcgcccgcACCCGCGCCTGCGAGTACGCAGGCGtttgccgcgcacgactcggtacgtgcgcggcgcatgcagcagcagcttgCCAAGGTGCGCAGCAAAGGCGAGCCGCGGTTTTACCAGTACGCGACCTCGCTCGGGCGTGTGTGCTGGTTtgtgcgcgtcgtcctgcggcgcgtcgtcccGCTGTCGCTGTACGGCTCGGCGGAAAACCGAAATGTCGTTCTTGCTTCTGCGGCGCGGTTTGTATGCGCACGGCGGGGCGAGCGGCTGCATCTgcacgacgtgctgcaAGGATTCCGCACATCGCACTGCGCATGGCTCGGTACGGGAAAAGGGCCGGCGTCCGAGCACAAGAAACGCACTGAGCTCGTGCACGAGACGCTGTTCTGGCTCTTTGAGCATTTCCTCCTCCCCCTTTTGCGCACGACTTTTTACGTGACCGAGGCAGCGGCATTTCGGCAGCGCGTACTCTACTTTCGGCAGGATCTGTGGCACCGCGTCAGCGCGCCACTTGttgcgcggctgcgcgaccGGCTCTTTGAGCGTGTCCCGaacgcggccggcgcgccggtcgcgcaggtgcgcctCCTCCCCAAAGACACGTCCATTCGCCCGATCGTCAAtttgcggcggcgcacgctcgacggcgtgtCGGTCaacgcgcagctgcagacGGCCTTTGacgtgcttgcgctcgaggctgcacgtacgccgcgcgtctatggcgcggccgtgcacggTGCCAACGGCATTTATACCCGCTTGCGTGCCTATAAGGCGTCGCTCGAAGCGCGTTTCGGCCATGTGCCGATGCTGTACATGGTCCGTGCGGATATTCGCGCCGCGTTCGACTCGCTCGATCacgcgcagctcgtacGGCTTGTGCGGTCGCTGCTGGCAGGCCAGGGCACGTACGTTGTCCAGCGGTACATGCAGCTCAAACCTGGGCTCGGGCGTGTAGCGCGCAacgccgtgcgccgtgcgtggGACGACGAAGCGTACCCCTCGTTCCTACAGACGCgtccgtcggcgcggcatgcCGTGCTGGTCGACAGTGTCGCGTATGCGCTCACGGATAGCGAGCAGGTCCTGCGgcaggtcgaggcgcacgtcACACGGAGCCTCGTGCGGTTTGGCTCGGAGCTGTACCGGCAGAAAACGGGCGTGCCCCAAGGCTCGGTGCTCTCGACGATCTTGTGCAATCTTTTGCTAGGCGatgtcgagcgcacgaTGGAGGTCGATGGGTGCTTGATGCGGTACACGGACGACTTTCTCCTCCTTAcaccgtcgcgccgcgccgccgagaaATTTTGCGTGGCGTTGCACGAAGGATTTCCCACGCATGGCTGCTACATCGCGCCGGAAAAGACGCTGGTCAATTTCGATATGGTGtgcggcacgacgctcgtACCGCGCATTGCGGCTCACGACCCGGTGCCGTGGTGCGGATTTGAAATTAGCCCCACAACGCTGTGTGTGCGCGCAGACCCCCGGCGATACCCCTACCACTTTGGGGACACCCTGACGGTGCACGCAGGTGCGCGCCctggcgacgcgctcgtgcaccgAATGTTGcacgcggtgcgtgcgcgaaCGCACGTCCTCTTTACCGATACGGTGCTCAAcaccgagcacggcgcgtaCCGGAATCTGCTCG
This window of the Malassezia japonica chromosome 4, complete sequence genome carries:
- a CDS encoding RNA-directed DNA polymerase (COG:B; COG:L; antiSMASH:Cluster_1; EggNog:ENOG503NVFF; TransMembrane:2 (o62-94i114-139o)), whose amino-acid sequence is MAQVLEYAMQARDRLKDFRETRLSTVRPLSEFVDYHRISRPRDTNEAVQRITYNTRHFSGNYAVLIGVLAVYGIIMDPILILAVGVLVGGFAAINRFAPEPMQVGNHVVTQKSLYAALLVVGLILLWFANPFALIFWLVGSSAFLILGHAAFIEPPVSSEYAGVEYYHRVATLEGYLKQVAPDALGAPGPSEETRLLRGIIGGASFEECGTPPEWMARLEEEGVSMVTHAQRAILTQDGRRRADLLTLGYRRDSVEACISNTHPNTVLTSMLTSPAWHRILARMGAHRFYHMLRTTSYFVPLESDDCFAQMWGEPLTDLSVLAKRKAAPVPCKRRRRRKTSRVTETPTTPASSLYFRRGRLFYTRAIQRYRYGIVLGLPPSHVLYTQGSLRRRTAALARTMYPLQFQRVPLWHAKPKSTRLGRWPKRLGALRPVLRSLLRRHDRFHYAAALEACCPSMLPRGAKVADMEDIPEPAPAPAPASTQAFAAHDSVRARRMQQQLAKVRSKGEPRFYQYATSLGRVCWFVRVVLRRVVPLSLYGSAENRNVVLASAARFVCARRGERLHLHDVLQGFRTSHCAWLGTGKGPASEHKKRTELVHETLFWLFEHFLLPLLRTTFYVTEAAAFRQRVLYFRQDLWHRVSAPLVARLRDRLFERVPNAAGAPVAQVRLLPKDTSIRPIVNLRRRTLDGVSVNAQLQTAFDVLALEAARTPRVYGAAVHGANGIYTRLRAYKASLEARFGHVPMLYMVRADIRAAFDSLDHAQLVRLVRSLLAGQGTYVVQRYMQLKPGLGRVARNAVRRAWDDEAYPSFLQTRPSARHAVLVDSVAYALTDSEQVLRQVEAHVTRSLVRFGSELYRQKTGVPQGSVLSTILCNLLLGDVERTMEVDGCLMRYTDDFLLLTPSRRAAEKFCVALHEGFPTHGCYIAPEKTLVNFDMVCGTTLVPRIAAHDPVPWCGFEISPTTLCVRADPRRYPYHFGDTLTVHAGARPGDALVHRMLHAVRARTHVLFTDTVLNTEHGAYRNLLEGFAVAAVKLHTYCRAMRPRRASPQLLLRAIEQAVRMTYPMVMSRIELAAASMHLGAETSVQRISVEWLGYFGFYQVLAPRAVYAWVSAALAARLRASRYGAARRSVGRMALAQWPLIAAELEGRF